One stretch of Microvirga lotononidis DNA includes these proteins:
- a CDS encoding cellulose biosynthesis cyclic di-GMP-binding regulatory protein BcsB produces the protein MRRVLISSLLAIQALGAQSAIAQTPFSMSPGAPSPPPAAQPAPQQQPAQQAPSTAPFEMRQQGAAPSGPSTAVPAAPSQSAPPSAGAPPFNVAPQRPAPPAQAGSPAPARPAAGAAAARSPTRIERPILPFETVRLEGETDARSWTVHLTQDEASSGASIALGYKNAVVVMPEGSRLRIAINGEPVVDTPISSSSDIKRLTASIRPGLLRAGQNIIRMEAFQRHRTDCTVDATYELWTDVDSASTKLVFAEGATKTLRGLDDLPAVGVDNAGVTTIRVVAPKIYRPEIRDRLLRLVQLVALRGRYAHPVIQVVESDPGPSPVGTIKVAMGLASELRGLVTGVPDAASIQPLTMMMQEPGSLGSTLVVSGPTWQDLDTAIGIVGTRGLGVSQAERGMIDTASWQWPEVPTAFGAQSFRFADLGVPTQEFSGRRLKVGFSINLPPDFYATEYGETILHLDAAYTSAVRPGSHVNVFVNGMISTQMTITSQGDIVKRYNVRVPLKNFKAGLNHITVEAALLTDADERCTPGETLSETNRFVLFDTTTLEFPTYGRIGRLPDLAVLSSGRFPDEDLPTTVVLARPDPLNYSAAGTLLASMARSAGAPVRAQFANAASADDESVLFIGAVDQIPAGLLNRVKVSEHLRMIWPSTPTAGDRTGPQAANTDFSLPAPQGSPDRMAAASTDEVRKRWSETFQRRGVFQQTIGTVQDWMEKTFSLSLKSLSLNERTDAPYEPPQRASLLVAQSRTDASGVWTLVTARTDKALADETARLANPMIWSQVAGRAVALDPRETKLQVEPIKEYRFVQTQPPSLSNLRLVAANWMSANILPYALLMLACCTFLGIATSLLLNRLGRHS, from the coding sequence GTGCGTCGGGTCCTGATCTCCTCTCTTTTGGCCATCCAGGCGCTGGGCGCGCAGAGCGCCATTGCGCAGACACCCTTCAGCATGTCGCCGGGTGCGCCGAGCCCGCCTCCGGCAGCCCAGCCTGCCCCACAGCAGCAGCCGGCGCAGCAGGCTCCATCCACTGCTCCCTTCGAGATGCGCCAGCAGGGCGCCGCCCCCTCAGGCCCGTCCACGGCGGTGCCGGCTGCTCCTTCTCAGTCAGCGCCTCCCTCCGCAGGGGCGCCACCTTTCAACGTTGCGCCCCAGCGCCCGGCTCCTCCAGCCCAGGCCGGCTCTCCGGCTCCCGCCAGACCCGCCGCGGGAGCCGCGGCAGCCCGCAGCCCGACGCGGATCGAACGTCCCATCCTCCCCTTCGAAACGGTCCGGCTCGAGGGTGAGACCGATGCGCGGTCCTGGACTGTCCATCTCACCCAGGATGAGGCCTCGAGCGGCGCCAGCATCGCACTCGGCTACAAGAACGCCGTCGTGGTCATGCCCGAGGGCTCGCGCCTGCGGATTGCGATCAACGGCGAACCCGTCGTCGATACGCCGATCTCATCGTCCAGCGACATCAAGCGCCTGACGGCATCGATCCGCCCCGGCCTCCTGCGGGCGGGGCAGAACATCATCCGCATGGAAGCCTTCCAGCGCCACCGGACCGACTGCACGGTGGATGCGACCTACGAGCTTTGGACCGACGTGGACTCGGCTTCCACGAAGCTCGTCTTCGCCGAGGGCGCCACCAAGACGCTGCGTGGCCTGGACGATCTGCCCGCCGTCGGCGTCGACAACGCGGGCGTGACGACGATCCGCGTGGTCGCCCCCAAGATCTATCGCCCCGAAATCCGCGACCGCCTGCTGCGTCTCGTGCAGCTCGTCGCCCTGCGTGGGCGCTATGCCCATCCCGTGATCCAGGTAGTGGAGTCCGATCCGGGTCCCTCCCCGGTCGGCACGATCAAGGTGGCCATGGGCCTGGCCAGCGAGCTGCGCGGGCTGGTCACGGGCGTGCCGGATGCCGCCTCGATCCAGCCGCTGACGATGATGATGCAGGAACCGGGCTCCCTGGGCTCCACCCTGGTCGTCTCCGGGCCGACCTGGCAGGATCTCGATACCGCCATCGGCATCGTCGGCACCCGGGGCCTGGGTGTCTCTCAGGCCGAGCGCGGGATGATCGACACCGCCTCATGGCAGTGGCCGGAAGTGCCGACCGCCTTCGGCGCGCAGAGCTTCCGTTTCGCCGATCTCGGCGTCCCCACGCAGGAATTCTCCGGGCGGCGGCTGAAGGTGGGCTTTTCCATCAACCTGCCGCCGGACTTCTACGCGACCGAATATGGCGAGACCATCCTGCATCTCGATGCCGCCTACACGTCCGCCGTGAGGCCCGGCAGCCACGTCAACGTGTTCGTCAACGGCATGATCAGCACGCAGATGACGATCACCTCGCAGGGGGATATCGTCAAGCGCTACAACGTCCGCGTGCCACTCAAGAATTTCAAAGCCGGGCTCAACCACATCACCGTCGAGGCCGCGCTGCTGACGGACGCCGATGAGCGCTGCACCCCGGGCGAGACCCTGTCGGAGACGAACCGCTTCGTCCTGTTCGATACCACCACGCTCGAGTTCCCGACCTATGGACGCATCGGCCGCCTGCCGGATCTCGCGGTTCTGAGTTCGGGCCGGTTCCCGGACGAGGATCTTCCGACGACCGTGGTTCTGGCCCGGCCCGATCCCTTGAACTATTCCGCAGCCGGAACCCTGCTCGCCAGCATGGCGCGCAGCGCCGGCGCCCCGGTGCGCGCGCAATTCGCCAACGCGGCCTCGGCGGACGACGAATCAGTGCTCTTCATCGGCGCTGTCGATCAGATCCCTGCAGGACTCCTCAACCGGGTGAAAGTGTCGGAACATCTGCGCATGATCTGGCCTTCGACGCCGACCGCAGGTGACCGGACGGGTCCGCAGGCAGCCAACACGGATTTCAGCCTTCCCGCTCCTCAGGGCTCCCCGGATCGCATGGCTGCCGCCTCGACGGACGAGGTCCGCAAGCGCTGGTCGGAAACGTTTCAGCGGCGTGGCGTCTTTCAGCAGACGATCGGTACGGTGCAGGACTGGATGGAAAAGACATTCAGCCTCTCCCTCAAGTCGCTTTCGCTGAACGAGCGCACCGATGCACCTTATGAGCCACCGCAGCGGGCATCCCTGCTCGTGGCGCAGAGCCGTACCGATGCGTCCGGGGTCTGGACCCTGGTGACGGCCCGCACGGACAAAGCCCTCGCGGATGAGACGGCCCGGCTGGCGAACCCGATGATCTGGTCCCAGGTCGCCGGCCGCGCCGTGGCGCTCGACCCCAGGGAGACGAAGCTGCAGGTCGAGCCGATCAAGGAATAC